In a single window of the Drosophila gunungcola strain Sukarami unplaced genomic scaffold, Dgunungcola_SK_2 000066F, whole genome shotgun sequence genome:
- the LOC128264337 gene encoding uncharacterized protein LOC128264337 yields the protein MNKPQKTTKVKRGKRHAHTHAHTHTHTRPKTQAQDLAAAEVENARKAVERKLIYLSESNRANAPIRPMKRGTGGAAVGGAGGVVSTGHGVHRRKHANKPPPQVPPKPPKIQEETSSQEKAEKYEKRTRGGYNVYLESPRRNGLTPRDYEAEAAQMAALLAAHRTSSGTTTKSGQQLKDEGKEGAQELGSYVQHHHHQLPSYSCRICGAMFHIRSLLGAHRYTHDDDFEARFRGRRQRDSSTILAAGSLCKFCDRKFDLERTLHIHQLSNCNQIPPQQRRKLAFTELAHEKKAPLPSFQRCSQHSRHSDHSDHSNHSNHSQRSHRRKMGNRSTTNIEAKQQRLHKTILQASAVHERWR from the exons ATGAACAAGCCTCAAAAGACCACAAAGGTGAAGCGTGGCAAGCGCCACGCCCACACCCacgcccacacccacacccacacccgtCCCAAGACTCAGGCGCAGGACttggcggcggcggaggtggAGAACGCCCGCAAGGCGGTGGAGCGCAAGCTGATCTACCTGTCCGAATCCAACCGGGCAAACGCCCCAATCCGTCCGATGAAACGCGGTACGGGCGGAGCGGCAGTGGGCGGGGCAGGGGGCGTCGTCTCAACTGGCCACGGAGTCCACCGACGCAAGCATGCCAATAAGCCGCCACCACAGGTGCCACCCAAACCACCCAAAATCCAGGAGGAAACGAGCTCTCAAGAGAAAGCGGAAAAGTATGAGAAGCGGACACGCGGTGGTTACAATG TGTATCTGGAATCTCCGCGCCGCAATGGCTTGACGCCCCGGGATTACGAGGCCGAGGCGGCGCAGATGGCGGCCCTGCTGGCCGCCCATCGAACGTCCAGCGGGACGACGACCAAGTCCGGCCAACAGCTGAAGGATGAGGGCAAGGAGGGTGCTCAGGAGCTGGGCAGCTATGTGCAGCATCACCATCACCAGCTGCCCAGCTACTCGTGCCGCATTTGCGGCGCAATGTTCCACATCCGATCGCTGCTGGGTGCCCATCGGTACACCCACGACGATGACTTCGAGGCCCGCTTCCGGGGACGCCGCCAGCGGGACAGCAGCACCATCCTGGCCGCCGGCAGCCTGTGCAAGTTCTGCGACCGCAAGTTCGACCTGGAGCGAACGCTCCACATCCACCAGCTGAGCAACTGCAACCAGATACCGCCGCAGCAGCGCCGCAAGCTGGCCTTCACGGAGCTGGCCCACGAGAAGAAGGCGCCGCTGCCCAGTTTCCAGCGCTGCTCCCAGCACTCCCGTCACTCGGATCACTCGGATCACTCGAATCACTCGAATCACTCGCAACGCTCGCATCGTCGCAAGATGGGAAACAGGAGCACCACCAACATCGAAGCGAAGCAACAGCGGCTCCACAAGACCATCCTGCAGGCGTCGGCGGTGCACGAGCGCTGGCGCTAA
- the LOC128264331 gene encoding histidine--tRNA ligase, cytoplasmic isoform X1, which translates to MSDTREQILEQIKVQGDLVRQLKTAKESKEKTAPSGGGRANSSGVPAQRQQQQQQPQKQQAQEQEQQQQQQHEQLLQIDEQVARLLALKAKLGGDAAPTNQKFTLKTPKGTRDYGPQQMTLRQGVLDKIVQVFKRHGGEAIDTPVFELKEVLTGKYGEDSKLIYDLKDQGGEILSMRYDLTVPLARYLAMNKISSIKRYHIAKVYRRDNPAMTKGRYREFYQCDFDIAGTYDPMLADAECVKIVAEILDTLDIGDYVIKLNHRQLLDGMFQACGVPADSFRTICSAVDKLDKSSWADVRKEMVTEKGLDEAAADRIGEYVRLSGGAELVELLLTDEKLKAVPNAVKGLEGMQLLLKYCSIFGLDERVSFDLSLARGLDYYTGVIYEGVLKGESAVVGSPAKTTSQQNGGEQANEPATVGSVAGGGRYDNLVGMFDPRGKAVPCVGVSIGVERIFSVLEARAAASGLKLRTSDVEVYVASAHKGLHEQRLKVLNQLWDAGVKAEHSYKLNPKLLAQLQHCEEHQIPLVVVLGDAELAQGLVKLREVTSRQETNVKLEDLAAEIRQRQQAA; encoded by the exons ATGAGTGATACGCGTGAGCAGATACTGGAGCAAATCAAAGTGCAAGGCGATCTCGTCCGTCAATTGAAAACAGCGAAGGAGTCGAAGGAGAAG ACGGCGCCCTCTGGCGGCGGGCGTGCCAACTCGTCCGGCGTTCCAGCCCAAcgtcaacaacaacaacaacagccacaaaaacaacaagcacaagaacaagaacaacaacaacaacaacaacatgagCAACTGCTGCAG ATCGATGAGCAGGTGGCCCGTTTGCTGGCCTTGAAGGCCAAATTGGGTGGCGATGCCGCCCCCACCAATCAGAAGTTCACGCTGAAGACCCCAAAGGGCACCAGGGACTATGGACCCCAGCAGATGACCCTTCGCCAAGGTGTCCTCGATAAGATCGTTCAGGTCTTCAAGCGCCACGGCGGCGAGGCCATCGATACACCCGTCTTTGAACTGAAG GAAGTGCTGACGGGCAAATACGGCGAGGACTCCAAGCTGATCTATGACCTGAAGGACCAGGGCGGTGAGATCCTATCGATGCGGTATGACTTGACCGTGCCGCTGGCCCGTTACCTGGCGATGAACAAGATCTCGAGCATCAAGCGCTACCACATCGCCAAGGTGTACCGCCGCGACAATCCGGCGATGACCAAGGGCCGCTATCGTGAGTTCTACCAGTGCGACTTCGATATCGCCGGCACCTACGATCCCATGCTGGCGGATGCCGAGTGCGTCAAGATCGTGGCCGAGATCCTGGACACCCTGGACATTGGCGACTATGTGATAAAGCTGAATCACCGCCAACTGTTGGACGGCATGTTCCAAGCGTGCGGAGTGCCAGCGGACAGTTTCCGCACCATCTGCTCGGCGGTGGATAAGTTGGACAAG TCCTCCTGGGCGGATGTGCGCAAGGAGATGGTGACGGAGAAGGGTCTGGACGAGGCGGCAGCGGATCGAATTGGCGAGTACGTGCGTCTGAGTGGCGGTGCCGAGCTGGTGGAGCTGCTGCTGACCGACGAAAAGCTGAAGGCTGTGCCCAATGCGGTGAAGGGTCTGGAGGGTATGCAGCTACTCCTCAAGTACTGCTCGATCTTTGGCCTAGACGAACGCGTTAGCTTCGATCTGAGTCTGGCCCGGGGCCTGGACTACTACACCGGTGTGATCTACGAGGGAGTGCTCAAGGGCGAATCCGCCGTCGTGGGATCTCCGGCGAAGACGACATCGCAGCAGAACGGCGGCGAGCAGGCGAATGAGCCGGCCACCGTGGGCTCTGTGGCCGGCGGCGGTCGCTACGACAACCTGGTGGGCATGTTCGATCCGCGCGGCAAGGCTGTGCCCTGCGTGGGCGTCTCCATTGGCGTGGAGCGCATCTTCAGCGTGCTGGAGGCGCGAGCGGCTGCCAGCGGTCTGAAGCTGCGCACCAGCGACGTGGAGGTCTACGTGGCCTCGGCCCACAAGGGGCTGCACGAGCAGAGACTGAAGGTTCTGAACCAGCTCTGGGACGCGGGCGTAAAG GCGGAGCACTCTTACAAACTGAATCCCAAGCTGCTGGCGCAGCTGCAGCACTGCGAGGAGCACCAGATACCACTGGTGGTGGTCCTTGGCGACGCGGAGTTGGCCCAGGGATTGGTGAAGCTGCGCGAGGTGACCTCGCGCCAGGAGACCAACGTCAAGCTGGAGGATCTGGCCGCCGAAATCCGGCAGCGCCAGCAGGCCGCCTAG
- the LOC128264331 gene encoding histidine--tRNA ligase isoform X3, translated as MSDTREQILEQIKVQGDLVRQLKTAKESKEKIDEQVARLLALKAKLGGDAAPTNQKFTLKTPKGTRDYGPQQMTLRQGVLDKIVQVFKRHGGEAIDTPVFELKEVLTGKYGEDSKLIYDLKDQGGEILSMRYDLTVPLARYLAMNKISSIKRYHIAKVYRRDNPAMTKGRYREFYQCDFDIAGTYDPMLADAECVKIVAEILDTLDIGDYVIKLNHRQLLDGMFQACGVPADSFRTICSAVDKLDKSSWADVRKEMVTEKGLDEAAADRIGEYVRLSGGAELVELLLTDEKLKAVPNAVKGLEGMQLLLKYCSIFGLDERVSFDLSLARGLDYYTGVIYEGVLKGESAVVGSPAKTTSQQNGGEQANEPATVGSVAGGGRYDNLVGMFDPRGKAVPCVGVSIGVERIFSVLEARAAASGLKLRTSDVEVYVASAHKGLHEQRLKVLNQLWDAGVKAEHSYKLNPKLLAQLQHCEEHQIPLVVVLGDAELAQGLVKLREVTSRQETNVKLEDLAAEIRQRQQAA; from the exons ATGAGTGATACGCGTGAGCAGATACTGGAGCAAATCAAAGTGCAAGGCGATCTCGTCCGTCAATTGAAAACAGCGAAGGAGTCGAAGGAGAAG ATCGATGAGCAGGTGGCCCGTTTGCTGGCCTTGAAGGCCAAATTGGGTGGCGATGCCGCCCCCACCAATCAGAAGTTCACGCTGAAGACCCCAAAGGGCACCAGGGACTATGGACCCCAGCAGATGACCCTTCGCCAAGGTGTCCTCGATAAGATCGTTCAGGTCTTCAAGCGCCACGGCGGCGAGGCCATCGATACACCCGTCTTTGAACTGAAG GAAGTGCTGACGGGCAAATACGGCGAGGACTCCAAGCTGATCTATGACCTGAAGGACCAGGGCGGTGAGATCCTATCGATGCGGTATGACTTGACCGTGCCGCTGGCCCGTTACCTGGCGATGAACAAGATCTCGAGCATCAAGCGCTACCACATCGCCAAGGTGTACCGCCGCGACAATCCGGCGATGACCAAGGGCCGCTATCGTGAGTTCTACCAGTGCGACTTCGATATCGCCGGCACCTACGATCCCATGCTGGCGGATGCCGAGTGCGTCAAGATCGTGGCCGAGATCCTGGACACCCTGGACATTGGCGACTATGTGATAAAGCTGAATCACCGCCAACTGTTGGACGGCATGTTCCAAGCGTGCGGAGTGCCAGCGGACAGTTTCCGCACCATCTGCTCGGCGGTGGATAAGTTGGACAAG TCCTCCTGGGCGGATGTGCGCAAGGAGATGGTGACGGAGAAGGGTCTGGACGAGGCGGCAGCGGATCGAATTGGCGAGTACGTGCGTCTGAGTGGCGGTGCCGAGCTGGTGGAGCTGCTGCTGACCGACGAAAAGCTGAAGGCTGTGCCCAATGCGGTGAAGGGTCTGGAGGGTATGCAGCTACTCCTCAAGTACTGCTCGATCTTTGGCCTAGACGAACGCGTTAGCTTCGATCTGAGTCTGGCCCGGGGCCTGGACTACTACACCGGTGTGATCTACGAGGGAGTGCTCAAGGGCGAATCCGCCGTCGTGGGATCTCCGGCGAAGACGACATCGCAGCAGAACGGCGGCGAGCAGGCGAATGAGCCGGCCACCGTGGGCTCTGTGGCCGGCGGCGGTCGCTACGACAACCTGGTGGGCATGTTCGATCCGCGCGGCAAGGCTGTGCCCTGCGTGGGCGTCTCCATTGGCGTGGAGCGCATCTTCAGCGTGCTGGAGGCGCGAGCGGCTGCCAGCGGTCTGAAGCTGCGCACCAGCGACGTGGAGGTCTACGTGGCCTCGGCCCACAAGGGGCTGCACGAGCAGAGACTGAAGGTTCTGAACCAGCTCTGGGACGCGGGCGTAAAG GCGGAGCACTCTTACAAACTGAATCCCAAGCTGCTGGCGCAGCTGCAGCACTGCGAGGAGCACCAGATACCACTGGTGGTGGTCCTTGGCGACGCGGAGTTGGCCCAGGGATTGGTGAAGCTGCGCGAGGTGACCTCGCGCCAGGAGACCAACGTCAAGCTGGAGGATCTGGCCGCCGAAATCCGGCAGCGCCAGCAGGCCGCCTAG
- the LOC128264331 gene encoding histidine--tRNA ligase, cytoplasmic isoform X2: MLRSIGRQWRCSAAFQCATFQTAPSGGGRANSSGVPAQRQQQQQQPQKQQAQEQEQQQQQQHEQLLQIDEQVARLLALKAKLGGDAAPTNQKFTLKTPKGTRDYGPQQMTLRQGVLDKIVQVFKRHGGEAIDTPVFELKEVLTGKYGEDSKLIYDLKDQGGEILSMRYDLTVPLARYLAMNKISSIKRYHIAKVYRRDNPAMTKGRYREFYQCDFDIAGTYDPMLADAECVKIVAEILDTLDIGDYVIKLNHRQLLDGMFQACGVPADSFRTICSAVDKLDKSSWADVRKEMVTEKGLDEAAADRIGEYVRLSGGAELVELLLTDEKLKAVPNAVKGLEGMQLLLKYCSIFGLDERVSFDLSLARGLDYYTGVIYEGVLKGESAVVGSPAKTTSQQNGGEQANEPATVGSVAGGGRYDNLVGMFDPRGKAVPCVGVSIGVERIFSVLEARAAASGLKLRTSDVEVYVASAHKGLHEQRLKVLNQLWDAGVKAEHSYKLNPKLLAQLQHCEEHQIPLVVVLGDAELAQGLVKLREVTSRQETNVKLEDLAAEIRQRQQAA, from the exons atgTTGCGTTCAATTGGCCGCCAGTGGCGCTGTAGTGCTGCGTTTCAGTGTGCAACGTTCCAGACGGCGCCCTCTGGCGGCGGGCGTGCCAACTCGTCCGGCGTTCCAGCCCAAcgtcaacaacaacaacaacagccacaaaaacaacaagcacaagaacaagaacaacaacaacaacaacaacatgagCAACTGCTGCAG ATCGATGAGCAGGTGGCCCGTTTGCTGGCCTTGAAGGCCAAATTGGGTGGCGATGCCGCCCCCACCAATCAGAAGTTCACGCTGAAGACCCCAAAGGGCACCAGGGACTATGGACCCCAGCAGATGACCCTTCGCCAAGGTGTCCTCGATAAGATCGTTCAGGTCTTCAAGCGCCACGGCGGCGAGGCCATCGATACACCCGTCTTTGAACTGAAG GAAGTGCTGACGGGCAAATACGGCGAGGACTCCAAGCTGATCTATGACCTGAAGGACCAGGGCGGTGAGATCCTATCGATGCGGTATGACTTGACCGTGCCGCTGGCCCGTTACCTGGCGATGAACAAGATCTCGAGCATCAAGCGCTACCACATCGCCAAGGTGTACCGCCGCGACAATCCGGCGATGACCAAGGGCCGCTATCGTGAGTTCTACCAGTGCGACTTCGATATCGCCGGCACCTACGATCCCATGCTGGCGGATGCCGAGTGCGTCAAGATCGTGGCCGAGATCCTGGACACCCTGGACATTGGCGACTATGTGATAAAGCTGAATCACCGCCAACTGTTGGACGGCATGTTCCAAGCGTGCGGAGTGCCAGCGGACAGTTTCCGCACCATCTGCTCGGCGGTGGATAAGTTGGACAAG TCCTCCTGGGCGGATGTGCGCAAGGAGATGGTGACGGAGAAGGGTCTGGACGAGGCGGCAGCGGATCGAATTGGCGAGTACGTGCGTCTGAGTGGCGGTGCCGAGCTGGTGGAGCTGCTGCTGACCGACGAAAAGCTGAAGGCTGTGCCCAATGCGGTGAAGGGTCTGGAGGGTATGCAGCTACTCCTCAAGTACTGCTCGATCTTTGGCCTAGACGAACGCGTTAGCTTCGATCTGAGTCTGGCCCGGGGCCTGGACTACTACACCGGTGTGATCTACGAGGGAGTGCTCAAGGGCGAATCCGCCGTCGTGGGATCTCCGGCGAAGACGACATCGCAGCAGAACGGCGGCGAGCAGGCGAATGAGCCGGCCACCGTGGGCTCTGTGGCCGGCGGCGGTCGCTACGACAACCTGGTGGGCATGTTCGATCCGCGCGGCAAGGCTGTGCCCTGCGTGGGCGTCTCCATTGGCGTGGAGCGCATCTTCAGCGTGCTGGAGGCGCGAGCGGCTGCCAGCGGTCTGAAGCTGCGCACCAGCGACGTGGAGGTCTACGTGGCCTCGGCCCACAAGGGGCTGCACGAGCAGAGACTGAAGGTTCTGAACCAGCTCTGGGACGCGGGCGTAAAG GCGGAGCACTCTTACAAACTGAATCCCAAGCTGCTGGCGCAGCTGCAGCACTGCGAGGAGCACCAGATACCACTGGTGGTGGTCCTTGGCGACGCGGAGTTGGCCCAGGGATTGGTGAAGCTGCGCGAGGTGACCTCGCGCCAGGAGACCAACGTCAAGCTGGAGGATCTGGCCGCCGAAATCCGGCAGCGCCAGCAGGCCGCCTAG
- the LOC128264330 gene encoding scoloptoxin SSD14, with protein MRIVWSMKLFLWLLLAAVMVTALTLGLVFGLRDRDGRYVSGAVVSNGIGCAAVGGDVLTDGGSAVDASIATLLCEGLLLPHSMGIGGGLVAVIYTRSTRKVETLIARESAPAAAHKDMFVGQSEITGAWAGAVPGEILGYWEMHRRYGVLPWKRLFEPAIKLAREGHVVSRYLASAIRQKIANIRADPGLSSMFLNENGEAFVEGDFMKRSALADTLERIAENGAKEFYDGGETGRKFVEDIRALNGTITEQDLRDYKVRWESDGHVAAHVSNRYTLYSTPMPSSGPVLTFILNLMSELNTDNEEIYWQRAVEAFKHAYGQRTNLGDMYADPVNGDSINGTLERMLQPEFLESIRKLIHDDRTSQEYLDYGANFTVEEDHGTAHMNVLATNGDAVSITSTINNYFGSKVASPQTGIILNDEMDDFSTPGVVNGFGVPASPANYIYPGKRPMSSMSPCIVVDQDGNVRLLVGAAGGTRITTSVAAVIMKYLLRGETLSSAVNDGRLHHQLAPMRVSYEQEVDSSVSSYLQQVGHVMYEEPAGSSFAAVTAIGALKQPEPFYDRRRIGSSLTLAKSNKMQH; from the exons ATGAG GATAGTGTGGAGTATGAAGCTATTCCTATGGCTGCTACTGGCGGCCGTGATGGTGACGGCTTTGACCTTGGGCCTGGTCTTTGGATTGCGGGATCGGGATGGGCGGTATGTCAGTGGAGCCGTCGTGTCCAACGGGATCGGATGCGCCGCCGTGGGCGGTGATGTGCTGACCGATGGCGGATCGGCCGTGGACGCATCCATCGCAACGCTCCTTTGCGAGGGCCTGCTGTTGCCCCACTCGATGGGCATTGGTGGTGGCCTCGTGGCCGTCATTTACACAAGGAGCACGCGCAAGGTGGAGACCCTGATTGCCAGGGAATCGGCACCGGCGGCTGCCCACAAGGACATGTTCGTGGGCCAGTCGGAGATCACGGGCGCCTGGGCGGGAGCTGTGCCCGGCGAGATTCTGGGCTACTGGGAGATGCATCGTCGCTACGGCGTCCTGCCCTGGAAGCGTCTCTTCGAGCCGGCCATTAAGTTGGCGCGCGAGGGTCACGTTGTGTCGCGCTATCTGGCCTCTGCCATTCGTCAAAAGATTGCCAATATCCGGGCGGATCCCGGCCTATCTTCGATGTTCCTCAACGAAAATGGCGAGGCCTTCGTGGAGGGGGACTTCATGAAGCGCAGTGCCCTGGCGGACACGCTGGAGCGGATCGCCGAGAACGGGGCCAAGGAGTTCTACGATGGCGGCGAGACGGGTCGCAAGTTCGTCGAGGACATCCGTGCGCTGAACGGCACCATCACGGAGCAGGACCTGCGCGACTACAAGGTCCGCTGGGAGAGCGATGGCCATGTGGCGGCCCATGTGAGCAACAGATACACGCTCTACTCCACGCCCATGCCCAGCAGCGGGCCAGTGCTGACCTTCATCCTCAACCTGATGTCCGAACTGAACACGGACAACGAGGAGATCTACTGGCAGCGCGCCGTGGAGGCCTTCAAGCATGCCTACGGCCAGCGGACCAATTTGGGCGATATGTATGCCGACCCCGTGAACGGGGACTCCATCAATGGCACGCTGGAGCGGATGCTGCAGCCAGAGTTCCTCGAGAGCATCAGGAAGCTGATCCACGACGACCGGACGTCGCAGGAGTATCTGGACTACGGCGCCAACTTCACCGTGGAGGAGGACCACGGCACCGCCCACATGAATGTCCTGGCCACCAATGGAGATGCCGTCTCCATCACCAGCACCATCAATAACTA TTTTGGCTCCAAGGTGGCCTCTCCGCAGACGGGCATCATCCTGAACGACGAGATGGACGACTTCTCCACGCCCGGCGTGGTCAATGGCTTCGGGGTGCCCGCCTCCCCGGCCAACTACATTTATCCCGGCAAGCGGCCCATGTCCTCGATGAGTCCGTGCATCGTGGTCGACCAGGATGGCAATGTGCGTCTGCTGGTCGGAGCAGCAGGTGGCACCCGCATCACCACCAGTGTGGCAGCC GTGATTATGAAGTACCTGCTGCGTGGCGAAACCCTCTCGTCGGCGGTGAACGACGGCCGTTTGCACCACCAGTTGGCTCCCATGCGCGTCAGCTACGAGCAGGAGGTGGACTCCAGTGTCAGCTCCTATCTGCAGCAGGTGGGTCATGTGATGTACGAGGAGCCCGCCGGATCGAGTTTTGCCGCAGTCACCGCCATCGGAGCTCTGAAACAGCCGGAACCCTTCTACGATCGCCGTCGCATCGGCAGTTCACTCACCCTAGCGAAATCCAACAAGATGCAGCACTAG
- the LOC128264342 gene encoding uncharacterized protein LOC128264342 codes for MSQVEQMQVKSPPETGARGAGSPEETSSAAVATDASETERLVKLVMAMGYPEGEVRLSLARSNNNVQRAVQILVEGADDGESRKRRRSRQRLKQLRSSLLGQPLATDDAIVQMMRDQRMAQALREMVNESSVEAMQLLLAEEEQEEEDFDEGQEEEQVSQDQLGSSMEQASSSAENSPPSN; via the coding sequence ATGTCGCAAGTGGAGCAAATGCAAGTGAAGTCCCCGCCAGAAACTGGAGCAAGAGGAGCAGGATCTCCCGAGGAAACCTCGTCTGCGGCAGTGGCGACGGATGCCAGTGAAACGGAGCGCCTGGTGAAGCTGGTGATGGCCATGGGTTATCCCGAGGGCGAGGTTCGCCTTTCGCTGGCCCGTAGCAACAACAACGTACAGCGGGCGGTACAGATTTTGGTCGAAGGAGCGGATGACGGTGAATCCCGGAAACGGCGTCGTAGTCGCCAGCGTTTGAAGCAGCTGCGCAGCTCCCTTTTGGGACAACCCCTGGCCACGGACGACGCCATCGTCCAGATGATGCGGGATCAGAGGATGGCACAGGCCCTGCGGGAGATGGTCAACGAGAGCAGCGTGGAGGCCATGCAACTGCTGCTcgcggaggaggagcaggaggaggaggacttCGACGAGGgacaggaggaggagcaggtgtCCCAAGATCAGCTGGGCAGCTCCATGGAGCAGGCATCCTCATCCGCCGAGAACTCGCCACCGAGCAACTAA